The Pleuronectes platessa chromosome 11, fPlePla1.1, whole genome shotgun sequence DNA segment GCCACAGTATTCAAACGTCAAAGTGATTCTAGATCTgtatttttccataatttctgtatttgaacGAGTAAAGGACACCAGTGTATTACAGCActgtcctgtgatgttcaccagatgggacaaaagcagaagacaaatttccatACTCTGCATATCGTGTGATTGTATTtcggatcaataaatgtatcttattattattcatatgaTAGTGGAAAGATAGTTTATCAAatcaaaaaagggaaaagacatTTAATGCAGGGACTTAATTGGCTTCATATATCAATGATGACCAATGTAAGTTTAGCTCATTCCTGTGTTTATGGTTATTGACAATACAATCGTTTAAAATTGACAATTCCAAAATGGACATCAAATTTAGCCCTAATTCTAGAATGACTCCAGCATCCTCAGGATGACACGTTAACGGCTCAACTTCCTTAGGAGCCTCAACCATTAGCGGTGTGTTTGCTGCCTGCACAATAACTTTACTTTATTACAAAGGGATCATCAGCAGGTCCTTGTTTTTACTCGGTCTCTCTGAAAAAACATGTGGAGCAGCTAGGAAACGGGttttggtggagctgtggtgcttTTGAACTCATTTTACGAGAGAAACTAGTGGGAAAAGCCGCTGAGCAGCGCTGCTCACCGCGGTGAACGGGTGGTGTTTGGAGGCTCCACCGACCAAATGCAGAGAGCATCAGAGCTCTTCATGACTTCAATATGAAGACAAATAAGTCCGCTACCTGCTTCCTCACTGTCAGCCTCCAGCACTGCTCACCCACTGAGTTTTTACTCGTTTATCAGTGAAGAGAATACACAAGTGTCTCGGCGTTCACGCTGCACACAGGAGCCACGGGTCGACTGAGTCTCCACGGTTCTCATGGTGTGTTCAAGTACCGCCTCCCGATCGGGACTCTTCATCAGTCCGGTAACTCGCTCCGATAGTTCGTCGTTGATCTATACGCAAAGAGAAAGATGGCAGAAGTCGCTCCAGCTCCCGCTCCAGCCGCCGCCAAGGTTAAAGCGGCCAAGAAGAAGGTCGTGAAACCGAAGACCGCCGGCCCCAGCGTCAGTGACCTCATCGTGAAGGCCGTTTCCACGTCCAAGGAGCGGAGCGGCGTGTCCGCGGCCGCCGTCAAGATGGCTCTGGCAGCCGGAGGCTACAATGTGGAGAAGAACAATTCCCACGTCAACACCACCATCAAGAAGCTGGTGGTCAGCGGGACCCTGGTCCAGACCAAGGGAACCGGGGCCACCGGCTCGTTGAAGATGAGCAAGAAGGTGGAGACCAAGGTCCAGAAGCCGGTGAAGAAGGCCGCTCCCAAAGCGAAGAAGCCCGCCGCCAAGAAACCTGCATTGGCTAAAAAGCCCAAGTCGGCGGCCGCCAAGAAGCTAGCAGCCGCTAAAAAGTCCCCGAAGAAGGTGACCAAACCGGCAGCGGCCAAGACGCCAACCATGAGCCCCAAGAAGGTGGCGAAGAGCCCCAAGAAAGTGGCGAAGAGCCCCAAGAAGGTGGTGAAAAAGGCCCCTGCTGCCAAGAAAGCCCCCGCGAAGAAGGTCGCCAAACCCTAAGCGAAGAAGACAGCAGCCAAGAAGAAGTGAGCTGTCCTCACTATGAAACATTAGTgttgtgtcggtcgtgaacgattcgttcgttttgaacgaatccttacaaggactctgGAGTAAcaagtcctctcaaagagagattcgttcattttcgcgcatcgggactgttgcagatgaacgaatcactgatccgaagactctgttggcagaagaacgaatcactgatctgaagacacggtcgggatttgttcatctgccgggtacgagtctttggataattttccacgtgacctgcataggctcagaagaggaacagttacctcattccatttcgcgtgaccgctgtttTAGAAAGACGTGAATGATATTCGTCATactgactggttttgttattttcactttacactttCACTTGCAGTTAAGTGCAGTGTAAATGTTTGgcttgataattaaatgccagtgtgataataaatgccaatttaaaaccatacaaactgtctgTACTGTCTACACAGAATTTTCCATATAATATAAGACCATTTTACTTGAATTGCacatttgtgtggcagatcatattttctattaaatacagtaaaacatgacagtttgtatggttttaaattgtcatttattatcacattggcatttaaattatatttaatgtaatctgtaacgtattccgttacattaactaatctgagtaacgtattctgaatacttggattacttccacattgaattgcattttataagtgtagtaatgcggcgttgttataatcagtggagcagcagcagtttaagctctgtgtgcGCGgctgcggcgggccagctggatgcgctggaagggagcctgcggatcagcagctccgcagattcccgttcatgtgcGTGTGGTCGTGCAGCGGCTTCAGCAGGAACatcccccatgctgaacacctccgtctcgcagatgtgcatgtaggtgaccggggggctctcgaggcccgccgccccggagctcggcttgcttttccggggagcgattttcaggtccgctgcccgcaccgcggtcaccggcgagatgagctcgctctgtgtgtccaaGCCGAAGAATCTGAACGATGAACAAATCATTGATCCGGAAACACGGTCGGggggtgaacgattcgttcatctgccgggtacgagtctttggatcatttgcatcccccccccccgttgaaaTGAACGAATGACTCGAAAaaagattcgttcattttactgaacgagattcaaagaaccgagtcggtaaaaagatccgaacttcccatcactatgAAACACGTCCATCCTGGtaaaaggctcttttaagagccacacacgTCTTTCCACAAAGAGTTGTTTCCTCATCAATCATCACCACTGTCAATAAATATGTAGAGACAGAGTTCTTAACTAAAGCGAGTCAAGTTAGATAGAAAAGTATTAAAAAGGTACATTTTACAATGTCCCGATTTAGAACTTATCTCATATCAATACATCATATACTATCAAGTaatagaaaacatatttttagacTGATTGAGGGAGAAGCAGACTACCACTGCTATACATACGCATAAACCATGTAACCTGATGTGCAAAGATAGCCATTTTAAATCATACTTCTCTCAAAGAGTGTTCCTTTGTTGATATATTTATCATAGTTTCCTTGTCTCTTTAATtgctaaatatataaataaaacttacaaacagtttatatatatacacaaatgcATAATTAAGCGTAAAGTAATGACGTTGTGGGTGAGCTGGTTagaaaaaatatgatttcaacTTCACATCACATGTTTACTTTTAGATTGTTTGATTGTcagggttcctacggtcatAAAAAAccttgaaaagtcatggaattgtaaaatgtttatttccatgcctggaaaagtgctttaaagagaagtcatggaaatttgttgtattcatattttcatggcATTCATTTACGCGGAGTATAAGATAATTcatatgtttttaaaagaaatatgctcaaaatataagcaggcatacattgtcatactaattgaaaagttTGGGGGGGAAGCAGGCAGCATaatgcactatgccagggaagtgtagatttaaccatgcttggctacaaatggaaaagtataAGTTATGGAGTACAACAGACAAAGCCCTCAATCAAACTATCGTCTAtcattcatttgtgtcatttaaggtatactgtatgctttggaATTCttattgttagcttaaatactaaatgttgtcactttttcatgtatacactgatatttcataaaatgtttggtcatggaaatttggttaaaagttattgaaaagtcatggaaaagtgaTCCATGATCACATTTTGATCATgtaaatccattggtcaaaatgcgTATAGAACCTGGATTGTGACACGTGATCCTTACAGACCCATCACAttcattatatatatgtatatatatatattcaattgtatttatatagctcaGAATCAAGACATCTCAGGGCACTTTACAGAGACCAAACAAAATTATTAAGAAACCCAATGGTTCTCATATTTACAATCCCTGACGactggagaggaaaaaaaacctccCCTTTAACAGAAAATTTTATTACAGCGTCCTGATACTAGTGATATGTCAGTAATACTTCATCTTTTCTATTACCAGTCTATATCAGCGAGGTATAAATAAGTTTAAATAAAGGTatcattatagtgatgtggatgacagataatgaaagtaaatgacaaaaaaaactcatcaaacaacaaaagatatttattgatgcgtattttagttattttgacatcAGAAGTTGACCTATCTTTGAGTTCAAATGAGAAATGTAAccctttcaacacatgtgcatgtgaagtattattcaaccccccagcttcactACTTTGTGGcacatcctcta contains these protein-coding regions:
- the LOC128451411 gene encoding histone H1-like; amino-acid sequence: MAEVAPAPAPAAAKVKAAKKKVVKPKTAGPSVSDLIVKAVSTSKERSGVSAAAVKMALAAGGYNVEKNNSHVNTTIKKLVVSGTLVQTKGTGATGSLKMSKKVETKVQKPVKKAAPKAKKPAAKKPALAKKPKSAAAKKLAAAKKSPKKVTKPAAAKTPTMSPKKVAKSPKKVAKSPKKVVKKAPAAKKAPAKKVAKP